The Prionailurus bengalensis isolate Pbe53 chromosome A3, Fcat_Pben_1.1_paternal_pri, whole genome shotgun sequence genome includes a window with the following:
- the FAM161A gene encoding protein FAM161A isoform X1: MAASHPAAKLAASSLQTPVNPSTGAQVAQYEREEPLEALGAEAVEEEKDEEEEKAVRPARARTNINTNISEVDGQTHISGEDFVDFSDVYHSNEDYFRKLEELKAAHLETMAKLEKMYQNKLNLKEVQPVIIREEASSVSSRSESEKNYHHISLMTSFSEPDLGQCSSLIMSSSEDELPNLEKECPEKKRVMSYAKELINNMWTNFSVEDYIQCGHADFPVEKTKKKPREWVPKVTVPEPFQMMIREQRKKEANMKSKPDIEMVHQLLKKQEEESECKKKFRANPVPAFVFFPLYHDIVKQNEERRRYMKEKNKEALLASQKPFKFIAREEQKQAIRDKQMRDLFKSKKKTNRFKARPIPRSTYGSVTNGKLEEEPYRNIRMQLRAQELLQNSSPLPRRSGHRSCAARKLKGPEQAEKLKCKHNFRWQTADFEDLPERYQKHLSKQKFSKFLTVCKPSDLHAASNASTQREKILADVAADEEHLKETRAYLSPRHKSPARSASAKPVPCNRNPPMPTVSSRGREQATRRSLEEKKMLEEERSRILTKQKQRMKELQKLLMTRAKAYDSHQSLAQMSKSRVMSLRKSEKERMREYQRELEEREEKLKNRPLLFERVAQKNARMAAEKHYSNTLKAVGLSDEFVSKKGQSRKIFEYFSNQEMKSFTEDKESLNEEEKIEEGENGKENYFIDTNSQDSYKEKEEADEESGEEKSVKE, from the exons ACTAATATTAACACTAACATTTCCGAGGTGGATGGACAAACACATATAAGTGGTGAGGACTTTGTGGACTTCTCTGATGTTTACCACTCTAATGAAGACTATTTTAGGAAACTAGAAGAGCTGAAAGCTGCCCACTTGGAAACTAtggcaaaattagagaaaatgtaccagaataaattaaatttaaaggaaGTTCAGCCAGTGATCATCAGGGAAGAAGCTTCTAGTGTCTCTTCCAG GTCTGAATCAGAAAAGAACTATCACCATATCTCATTAATGACATCCTTTTCAGAGCCTGATTTAGGGCAATGTTCCTCCTTGATTATGTCTTCCTCTGAAGATGAGTTGCCCAACTTAGAAAAAGAGTGtcctgagaaaaagagagtgatgaGCTATGCTAAAGAACTGATCAACAACATGTGGACAAACTTCTCTGTTGAAGATTATATTCAGTGTGGACATGCTGACTTCCCagttgaaaaaacaaagaagaaaccaagagaATGGGTACCAAAGGTTACAGTACCTGAACCTTTTCAGATGATGATTAgggaacagaggaaaaaagaagcaaacatgaAATCTAAGCCAGATATTGAAATGGTACACCAACTGCTCAAAAAACAAGAGGAGGAATCAGAGTGTAAGAAAAAATTCCGAGCCAATCCAGTTCctgcatttgtctttttccccctttatcaTGACAtagtcaagcaaaatgaagaacGCAGGAGATatatgaaggagaaaaacaaagaagctcTTTTGGCCTCACAAAAGCCATTTAAGTTTATCgcaagggaggaacagaagcAAGCAATCCGGGATAAGCAGATGAGAGACTTGTTTAagtctaaaaagaaaacaaatcgaTTTAAGGCCAGACCTATACCTCGGTCTACTTATGGTTCGGTTACCAATGGAAAGTTAGAAGAAGAGCCGTATAGAAACATTAGGATGCAACTGAGAGCCCAAGAGCTTTTACAGAATTCATCCCCTCTGCCTCGCAGATCAGGTCACAGAAGTTGTGCTGCAAGGAAGCTCAAGGGTCCTGAGCAGGCTGAAAAGTTGAAGTGTAAACACAACTTTAGGTGGCAAACTGCTGATTTTGAAGACCTTCCCGAGAGATATCAGAAACACCTCTCGAAACAGAAGTTTTCAAAATTCCTAACTGTCTGTAAACCATCTGATCTTCACGCAGCCTCCAATGCATCCactcagagagagaaaattttggCAGACGTTGCAGCAGATgaagaacatttaaaagaaacacGGGCTTATCTGTCTCCAAGGCACAAGTCACCAGCAAGAAGTGCAAGTGCAAAGCCTGTGCCTTGTAACCGCAACCCTCCAATGCCCACAGTGTCTTCCAGAGGAAGAGAACAAGCCACAAG GAGATcacttgaggaaaagaaaatgttggaagaagagagaagtcGGATCCTAACTAAGCAGAAGCAAAGGATGAAAGAATTGCAGAAACTCCTGATGACCCGGGCTAAGGCTTATGACTCACATCAAAGTTTAGCTCAAATGTCTAAATCCAGAGTCATGTCTCTCAG aaagagtgaaaaggaaaggaTGAGAGAATACCAACGAGAactagaagagagagaagaaaaattaaaaaacaggccGCTACTATTTGAAAGAGTTGCTCAG AAAAATGCAAGAATGGCAGCAGAAAAGCATTATTCTAACACCCTAAAAGCAGTAGGACTATCTGATGAGTTTGTTTCAAAGAAAGgccaaagtagaaaaatatttgagtacTTCAGCAATCAAGAGATGAAAAGTTTCACTGAAGATAAAGAAAG CcttaatgaagaagaaaaaatagaagaaggagagaatgggaaagaaaattattttattgatacCAACAGCCAGGATTCTtacaaggaaaaagaggaagctgatgAAGAGAGTGGAGAGGAGAAATCTGTCAAGGAGTAA
- the FAM161A gene encoding protein FAM161A isoform X2, which translates to MAASHPAAKLAASSLQTPVNPSTGAQVAQYEREEPLEALGAEAVEEEKDEEEEKAVRPARARTNINTNISEVDGQTHISGEDFVDFSDVYHSNEDYFRKLEELKAAHLETMAKLEKMYQNKLNLKEVQPVIIREEASSVSSRSESEKNYHHISLMTSFSEPDLGQCSSLIMSSSEDELPNLEKECPEKKRVMSYAKELINNMWTNFSVEDYIQCGHADFPVEKTKKKPREWVPKVTVPEPFQMMIREQRKKEANMKSKPDIEMVHQLLKKQEEESECKKKFRANPVPAFVFFPLYHDIVKQNEERRRYMKEKNKEALLASQKPFKFIAREEQKQAIRDKQMRDLFKSKKKTNRFKARPIPRSTYGSVTNGKLEEEPYRNIRMQLRAQELLQNSSPLPRRSGHRSCAARKLKGPEQAEKLKCKHNFRWQTADFEDLPERYQKHLSKQKFSKFLTVCKPSDLHAASNASTQREKILADVAADEEHLKETRAYLSPRHKSPARSASAKPVPCNRNPPMPTVSSRGREQATRKSEKERMREYQRELEEREEKLKNRPLLFERVAQKNARMAAEKHYSNTLKAVGLSDEFVSKKGQSRKIFEYFSNQEMKSFTEDKESLNEEEKIEEGENGKENYFIDTNSQDSYKEKEEADEESGEEKSVKE; encoded by the exons ACTAATATTAACACTAACATTTCCGAGGTGGATGGACAAACACATATAAGTGGTGAGGACTTTGTGGACTTCTCTGATGTTTACCACTCTAATGAAGACTATTTTAGGAAACTAGAAGAGCTGAAAGCTGCCCACTTGGAAACTAtggcaaaattagagaaaatgtaccagaataaattaaatttaaaggaaGTTCAGCCAGTGATCATCAGGGAAGAAGCTTCTAGTGTCTCTTCCAG GTCTGAATCAGAAAAGAACTATCACCATATCTCATTAATGACATCCTTTTCAGAGCCTGATTTAGGGCAATGTTCCTCCTTGATTATGTCTTCCTCTGAAGATGAGTTGCCCAACTTAGAAAAAGAGTGtcctgagaaaaagagagtgatgaGCTATGCTAAAGAACTGATCAACAACATGTGGACAAACTTCTCTGTTGAAGATTATATTCAGTGTGGACATGCTGACTTCCCagttgaaaaaacaaagaagaaaccaagagaATGGGTACCAAAGGTTACAGTACCTGAACCTTTTCAGATGATGATTAgggaacagaggaaaaaagaagcaaacatgaAATCTAAGCCAGATATTGAAATGGTACACCAACTGCTCAAAAAACAAGAGGAGGAATCAGAGTGTAAGAAAAAATTCCGAGCCAATCCAGTTCctgcatttgtctttttccccctttatcaTGACAtagtcaagcaaaatgaagaacGCAGGAGATatatgaaggagaaaaacaaagaagctcTTTTGGCCTCACAAAAGCCATTTAAGTTTATCgcaagggaggaacagaagcAAGCAATCCGGGATAAGCAGATGAGAGACTTGTTTAagtctaaaaagaaaacaaatcgaTTTAAGGCCAGACCTATACCTCGGTCTACTTATGGTTCGGTTACCAATGGAAAGTTAGAAGAAGAGCCGTATAGAAACATTAGGATGCAACTGAGAGCCCAAGAGCTTTTACAGAATTCATCCCCTCTGCCTCGCAGATCAGGTCACAGAAGTTGTGCTGCAAGGAAGCTCAAGGGTCCTGAGCAGGCTGAAAAGTTGAAGTGTAAACACAACTTTAGGTGGCAAACTGCTGATTTTGAAGACCTTCCCGAGAGATATCAGAAACACCTCTCGAAACAGAAGTTTTCAAAATTCCTAACTGTCTGTAAACCATCTGATCTTCACGCAGCCTCCAATGCATCCactcagagagagaaaattttggCAGACGTTGCAGCAGATgaagaacatttaaaagaaacacGGGCTTATCTGTCTCCAAGGCACAAGTCACCAGCAAGAAGTGCAAGTGCAAAGCCTGTGCCTTGTAACCGCAACCCTCCAATGCCCACAGTGTCTTCCAGAGGAAGAGAACAAGCCACAAG aaagagtgaaaaggaaaggaTGAGAGAATACCAACGAGAactagaagagagagaagaaaaattaaaaaacaggccGCTACTATTTGAAAGAGTTGCTCAG AAAAATGCAAGAATGGCAGCAGAAAAGCATTATTCTAACACCCTAAAAGCAGTAGGACTATCTGATGAGTTTGTTTCAAAGAAAGgccaaagtagaaaaatatttgagtacTTCAGCAATCAAGAGATGAAAAGTTTCACTGAAGATAAAGAAAG CcttaatgaagaagaaaaaatagaagaaggagagaatgggaaagaaaattattttattgatacCAACAGCCAGGATTCTtacaaggaaaaagaggaagctgatgAAGAGAGTGGAGAGGAGAAATCTGTCAAGGAGTAA